From Pseudonocardia autotrophica, one genomic window encodes:
- the mgtE gene encoding magnesium transporter → MDATTTTRTQADQAARGGVPSHPDHLTDLLTGALHDGDLVGVAARACDLSARDLAEVLARCDETDAGVLFRLLDKDTAAAVFEELDAVSAQRVLDGMREGTADEPADGRGHTVRELVEGLDPDDRARLLGEMPASVAHRVLAGLTPARRRATAALLGYPAGSVGRLMTPEVVSLHAGGTVADALARVRRTGRDAETVYTLPVVGPGRRLEGTIGLRELVLSPPDTPLTELVETDIPWVRATDTGEEAARLLGDSDGIALPVVDAERRLLGLLTIDDAVEELERAESEDVARQSGAEPWQGHYMTAGVLGLARSRVVWLLLLLVAATLTVNVLQYFEDTLAQVTALALFVPLLIGTGGNAGAQAATASVRALAVGEVRPSDVLAVMWREARVGAALGTMLALAGLVIGTALVGASIALVVGISLVVICAWAATIGATMPLIARRVGIDPAVVSAPAVTTLVDATGLVIYFSVAHLVLQL, encoded by the coding sequence ATGGACGCGACGACCACGACGCGCACGCAGGCCGATCAGGCCGCCCGAGGTGGAGTCCCGAGTCATCCCGACCACCTCACCGATCTGCTGACCGGAGCCCTGCACGACGGCGACCTGGTCGGTGTCGCCGCCCGGGCCTGCGACCTCAGTGCCCGCGATCTCGCCGAGGTGCTGGCCCGCTGCGACGAGACCGACGCGGGCGTGCTGTTCCGGTTGCTGGACAAGGACACCGCCGCCGCGGTGTTCGAGGAGCTCGACGCGGTCAGCGCCCAGCGGGTGCTGGACGGGATGCGCGAGGGCACCGCCGACGAGCCCGCCGACGGCCGCGGGCACACCGTCCGCGAGCTGGTCGAGGGCCTCGACCCGGACGACCGCGCCCGGCTGCTCGGCGAGATGCCCGCCTCGGTCGCACACCGGGTGCTGGCCGGGCTGACCCCGGCCCGGCGCCGCGCGACGGCGGCGCTGCTCGGCTACCCGGCGGGCTCGGTCGGCAGACTCATGACGCCCGAGGTGGTCAGCCTGCACGCCGGCGGCACGGTCGCCGACGCGCTGGCCAGGGTGCGCCGGACCGGCCGGGACGCCGAGACCGTCTACACACTGCCGGTGGTCGGCCCCGGCCGCCGGCTGGAGGGCACGATCGGGCTGCGCGAGCTGGTGCTGAGCCCGCCGGACACCCCGCTGACCGAGCTCGTGGAGACCGACATCCCGTGGGTCCGAGCCACCGACACCGGTGAGGAGGCGGCCCGGCTGCTCGGCGACTCGGACGGCATCGCGCTGCCGGTCGTCGACGCCGAGCGGCGGCTGCTCGGGCTGCTCACGATCGACGACGCGGTCGAGGAGCTGGAGCGCGCCGAGTCCGAGGACGTGGCCCGCCAGTCCGGCGCCGAGCCGTGGCAGGGCCACTACATGACCGCCGGGGTGCTGGGGCTGGCCCGCTCCCGCGTGGTCTGGCTGCTCCTGCTGCTGGTCGCGGCCACCCTGACGGTGAACGTCCTGCAGTACTTCGAGGACACCCTGGCCCAGGTCACCGCGCTGGCGCTGTTCGTACCGCTGCTGATCGGCACCGGCGGCAACGCCGGCGCGCAGGCCGCGACGGCGAGCGTGCGAGCACTGGCGGTCGGCGAGGTGCGGCCCTCGGACGTGCTCGCCGTGATGTGGCGCGAAGCGCGGGTCGGTGCCGCACTGGGCACGATGCTGGCGCTCGCCGGGCTGGTGATCGGGACCGCGCTGGTCGGCGCGTCGATCGCGCTGGTGGTCGGCATCTCGCTGGTGGTGATCTGCGCCTGGGCGGCGACGATCGGGGCGACGATGCCGCTCATCGCGCGCCGGGTGGGCATCGACCCGGCGGTGGTGTCCGCGCCGGCGGTGACGACCCTGGTCGACGCGACCGGGTTGGTCATCTACTTCAGCGTGGCACACCTGGTACTGCAGCTCTGA
- a CDS encoding APC family permease, with protein MARHATVDRQVPGLRRRRLGVVHLVFFTVAASAPLTVLAGGVTTAYAVSGNQGVPLAFLGVAAVLVLFAVGYAAMSRHVANAGAFYAYLSRGIGRPAGVAGSFVALVAYNAIQIALYGLFGVAMSDFVAELAGLRLPWWSWAVFAMLAVGWLGLLRVDLNARVLAVLLLVEVAVVVAFDVVGFTEPADGVVSTDPLLPSTLLAGGIGAVIAFTVASFTGFESGAIYSEEARDPRRTVARATFVAVAFTGLFYALSAWAMVAATGAADLQARAADEGPGLVFGPLADRFGPLVADIAVLLLLTSVFAALLSFHNGVARYLFALGRERVLPAGLATVGARSGGPIAGSLTQSLLAAVVVFAFAVTGADPMLALFSWFSGLSAVGVVLLMTGTSISVIGFFRRNRTAKASLWARTIAPALAALLLAAILTVLVGNFDALLGADPSSPARWVLPGIVLLAAVIGVGWALYLRRTRPEVYEGIGAGAPAPDGVAPDTGAPAVYLRRAGETGPADWADTGSANEGVPADDRATTVFPIPGADDGPPRSGPRD; from the coding sequence ATGGCACGGCATGCGACGGTGGACCGGCAGGTGCCCGGGCTGCGACGGCGACGGCTCGGGGTGGTGCACCTGGTGTTCTTCACCGTCGCGGCGTCCGCGCCGCTCACGGTCCTCGCGGGTGGTGTCACCACGGCCTATGCGGTGAGCGGGAACCAGGGTGTGCCGCTGGCATTCCTCGGGGTGGCCGCGGTGCTCGTGCTGTTCGCCGTCGGTTACGCGGCGATGAGCCGGCACGTCGCGAATGCCGGGGCGTTCTATGCGTATCTGTCGCGCGGTATCGGTCGCCCGGCCGGTGTGGCGGGTTCGTTCGTGGCGCTGGTCGCCTACAACGCGATCCAGATCGCGCTCTACGGACTGTTCGGCGTGGCCATGTCCGACTTCGTCGCCGAGCTCGCCGGGCTGCGGCTGCCGTGGTGGAGCTGGGCCGTGTTCGCGATGCTCGCCGTCGGCTGGCTCGGGCTGCTGCGGGTCGACCTGAACGCCCGGGTGCTCGCGGTGCTGCTGCTCGTCGAGGTCGCGGTGGTCGTCGCGTTCGACGTCGTCGGCTTCACCGAACCGGCCGACGGTGTCGTGTCGACCGATCCGTTGCTGCCCTCGACGTTGCTCGCCGGGGGGATCGGGGCGGTCATCGCGTTCACCGTGGCGTCCTTCACCGGTTTCGAGTCCGGCGCGATCTACTCCGAGGAGGCGCGGGACCCGCGGCGCACGGTGGCCCGTGCGACGTTCGTCGCGGTCGCCTTCACCGGCCTGTTCTACGCGCTGTCCGCCTGGGCGATGGTCGCCGCCACCGGCGCGGCCGACCTGCAGGCGCGGGCCGCGGACGAGGGGCCGGGCCTGGTGTTCGGCCCGCTGGCGGACCGGTTCGGCCCGCTGGTCGCCGACATCGCCGTCCTGCTGCTGCTCACCAGCGTGTTCGCCGCGCTGCTGAGCTTCCACAACGGCGTCGCCCGCTACCTGTTCGCGCTCGGCCGTGAGCGGGTGCTGCCCGCGGGACTCGCCACGGTCGGCGCCCGGTCCGGCGGCCCGATCGCCGGTTCACTGACCCAGTCGCTGCTGGCGGCGGTCGTGGTGTTCGCGTTCGCGGTGACCGGGGCCGATCCGATGCTCGCTCTGTTCAGCTGGTTCTCCGGCCTGTCCGCGGTCGGGGTCGTGCTGCTGATGACCGGCACCTCGATCTCGGTGATCGGGTTCTTCCGGCGGAACCGGACGGCGAAGGCGTCGCTGTGGGCACGGACGATCGCGCCCGCGTTGGCGGCGCTGCTGCTGGCGGCGATCCTGACCGTGCTGGTCGGCAACTTCGACGCACTGCTCGGGGCCGACCCGTCGTCGCCGGCCCGTTGGGTACTGCCCGGGATCGTGCTGCTGGCCGCGGTGATCGGCGTCGGCTGGGCGCTGTACCTGCGCCGGACCCGGCCCGAGGTCTACGAGGGCATCGGCGCCGGTGCCCCCGCTCCCGACGGGGTCGCCCCGGACACGGGTGCCCCCGCGGTCTACCTGCGGCGGGCCGGTGAGACGGGGCCCGCCGACTGGGCCGATACCGGTTCGGCGAACGAGGGGGTGCCCGCGGACGATCGTGCGACGACGGTGTTCCCGATCCCGGGGGCCGATGACGGGCCTCCCCGGTCCGGCCCGCGCGACTGA
- a CDS encoding DUF418 domain-containing protein has translation MSTTTGRIRALDAIRGLALAGILIVNIPPLADMPIPARDGWEGGTEQWFQLLVQQRFFPIFSFLFGLGFAIFLQRAATRTDRPRLVLLRRLLALGVLGALHQLLHPGEALLPYAIAGIVVLLPASWLPRIVVLLGGIAATGIAVFVLHGGILLIPGMFLLGAAAARYGIPERLERPGVGVGVVCAVAVAGAVPLLVLQTGSIRYSGFDHLSPVAGLVLAVAYVTGLALLLRTPAGPALSAVLEPLGRMALTNYLGATLLVLAFAPLIGLSGSERYPLVLVLAAAILAVQVPASRWWLRRFAYGPVEWLWRMVSWWAPVPLRRSAD, from the coding sequence TTGAGCACGACGACCGGCCGCATCCGGGCACTGGACGCGATCCGCGGGCTGGCACTGGCCGGCATCCTGATCGTCAACATCCCGCCGCTGGCCGACATGCCGATCCCGGCCCGCGACGGCTGGGAGGGCGGCACCGAGCAGTGGTTCCAGCTCCTCGTCCAGCAGCGGTTCTTCCCGATCTTCTCGTTCCTGTTCGGTCTGGGCTTCGCGATCTTCCTGCAGCGCGCGGCGACCCGCACCGACCGGCCCCGGCTGGTGCTGCTGCGCCGGCTGCTCGCGCTGGGCGTGCTCGGCGCGCTGCACCAGCTGCTGCATCCGGGGGAGGCGCTGCTGCCCTACGCGATCGCCGGGATCGTGGTGCTGCTGCCGGCGTCCTGGCTGCCCCGGATCGTGGTGCTGCTCGGCGGGATCGCCGCGACCGGGATCGCCGTGTTCGTCCTGCACGGTGGGATCTTGCTGATCCCCGGCATGTTCCTGCTCGGGGCGGCCGCGGCCCGCTACGGCATCCCGGAGCGGCTGGAGCGCCCGGGGGTGGGCGTCGGCGTCGTGTGCGCCGTGGCGGTGGCCGGTGCGGTGCCGTTGCTCGTCCTGCAGACCGGGTCGATCCGGTACAGCGGGTTCGACCACCTGTCCCCGGTAGCCGGCCTGGTCCTCGCCGTGGCGTACGTGACCGGGCTCGCCCTGCTGCTGCGCACCCCGGCCGGACCGGCCCTGTCCGCGGTACTCGAACCGCTCGGCCGGATGGCGCTGACCAACTACCTCGGCGCCACCCTGCTGGTGCTCGCGTTCGCGCCGCTGATCGGACTGTCCGGTTCCGAGCGCTATCCGCTGGTGCTGGTGCTCGCCGCGGCGATCCTGGCGGTGCAGGTGCCCGCCAGCCGGTGGTGGCTGCGGCGCTTCGCCTACGGGCCGGTGGAGTGGCTCTGGCGGATGGTCTCCTGGTGGGCTCCGGTCCCGCTGCGCCGGTCCGCCGACTGA
- a CDS encoding sensor histidine kinase encodes MARRGRSRLVCGAARWGRAVTAAERPTIVERFVTLCRRNPVVVDAVLAALLMYVAVSWTLEGKVPRADQAVALVMAVLVATPVALRRTHPIPAAVGTAVIAAAAQLFFPGIGAVVLLPALVMGYSAIAYGPRWAGAVAFVLILLGAVIRPAIGLLTTTADLPGPWALPLVLGVPLVLALLVWLSGSLRRAAVRRTEQLRDRARLLEETRRQEVRIELLAERSRISREVHDVVAHSLSGIIAQADGGQFAAQRDPQKAVEVLAGIATTGREALGDVRGLLEMLRDSGIDDGGVDEPGRPQPGTDDVAALVEQVRAGGLPVELAVTGTPRPIGGGSALTAYRVVQEALTNVLKHAGPATPTHVGLEWTEDELTVRIRDEGARGPVPRPPRGGHGLIGMRERAALHGGSVETGPHPDGGWAVRLRLPLRGER; translated from the coding sequence ATGGCTCGTCGTGGACGGTCCCGGCTGGTGTGCGGTGCGGCCCGGTGGGGGCGCGCGGTGACCGCGGCGGAGCGCCCCACGATCGTCGAGCGGTTCGTGACGCTGTGCCGGCGCAATCCGGTCGTCGTCGATGCCGTCCTCGCCGCGCTGCTGATGTACGTCGCGGTCAGCTGGACGCTCGAGGGCAAGGTGCCGCGCGCCGACCAGGCCGTCGCCCTGGTGATGGCCGTGCTGGTCGCGACGCCGGTGGCGCTCCGGCGGACGCACCCGATCCCGGCCGCGGTCGGCACCGCCGTGATCGCGGCCGCCGCGCAGCTGTTCTTCCCCGGGATCGGCGCGGTGGTCCTGCTGCCGGCACTGGTCATGGGGTACTCGGCGATCGCCTACGGCCCGCGCTGGGCGGGCGCGGTCGCCTTCGTCCTGATCCTGCTGGGCGCGGTGATCCGGCCGGCGATCGGGCTGCTGACCACCACCGCCGACCTGCCGGGACCGTGGGCGTTGCCGCTGGTCCTGGGCGTCCCGCTGGTGCTCGCGCTGCTCGTCTGGCTGTCCGGGTCGCTACGCCGGGCCGCGGTGCGGCGGACCGAGCAGCTCCGCGACCGCGCCCGGCTGCTGGAGGAGACCCGGCGCCAGGAGGTGCGGATCGAGCTGCTGGCCGAGCGCTCCCGGATCTCGCGGGAGGTGCACGACGTCGTCGCGCACTCGCTGTCCGGGATCATCGCGCAGGCCGACGGCGGCCAGTTCGCCGCGCAGCGCGACCCGCAGAAGGCGGTGGAGGTGCTGGCCGGTATCGCCACCACCGGCCGGGAGGCGCTCGGTGACGTGCGCGGTCTGCTGGAGATGCTGCGCGACTCCGGGATCGACGACGGCGGCGTCGACGAGCCCGGCCGTCCACAGCCCGGCACCGACGACGTCGCCGCACTCGTCGAGCAGGTCCGGGCCGGTGGGCTGCCGGTCGAGCTCGCCGTCACCGGCACACCGCGCCCGATCGGCGGCGGCAGCGCGCTGACCGCCTACCGGGTGGTGCAGGAGGCGCTGACCAACGTGCTCAAGCACGCCGGGCCGGCCACCCCGACCCACGTCGGCCTGGAGTGGACCGAGGACGAGCTGACCGTCCGGATCCGCGACGAGGGTGCGCGTGGGCCTGTCCCGCGGCCGCCGCGTGGCGGTCACGGCCTGATCGGTATGCGTGAGCGGGCCGCCCTGCACGGCGGTTCCGTCGAGACCGGCCCGCACCCGGACGGCGGCTGGGCCGTCCGGCTGCGGCTGCCCTTGAGAGGAGAACGGTGA
- a CDS encoding TetR/AcrR family transcriptional regulator, whose product MARQQLSRERVLAAATELADREGIAALTIRAVANRLGSAPMAVYHHVAGKDEILDGLVDTVFAEIDEPVPGQPWRPELARRSRSARAALARHPWAAPLLDSRRRPGHATLAQHDAVLGTLLSDGFDLPAAGHAFALLDAFVYGFALQEAALPFAPDTIEAGAQEIVAALPDGSYPHLARFAAERIGPGYAFGDEFDVGLELVLDAIGTLRAAVPGVPR is encoded by the coding sequence ATGGCGCGGCAGCAGCTGAGCCGCGAGCGGGTACTCGCCGCGGCAACCGAGCTGGCCGACCGGGAGGGGATCGCGGCGCTCACGATCCGGGCCGTCGCGAACCGGCTCGGCAGCGCGCCGATGGCCGTCTACCACCACGTCGCGGGCAAGGACGAGATCCTCGACGGCCTGGTCGACACCGTCTTCGCCGAGATCGACGAGCCGGTGCCGGGGCAGCCGTGGCGCCCGGAGCTGGCCCGGCGCAGCCGTTCCGCGCGGGCCGCGCTGGCCCGCCACCCCTGGGCGGCGCCATTGCTCGACAGCCGCCGCCGGCCCGGCCACGCCACTCTCGCCCAGCACGACGCCGTGCTCGGAACATTGCTGTCCGACGGGTTCGACCTGCCCGCCGCCGGGCATGCGTTCGCCCTGCTCGACGCGTTCGTCTACGGGTTCGCGCTGCAGGAGGCCGCGCTCCCGTTCGCGCCGGACACCATCGAGGCCGGAGCGCAGGAGATCGTCGCGGCTCTCCCGGACGGCAGCTATCCGCACCTGGCGCGGTTCGCCGCCGAACGGATCGGCCCCGGCTACGCCTTCGGCGACGAGTTCGACGTCGGGCTGGAGCTGGTGCTCGACGCCATCGGCACGCTCAGAGCTGCAGTACCAGGTGTGCCACGCTGA
- a CDS encoding NAD(P)-dependent alcohol dehydrogenase translates to MRAVVQERYGTSGVWQVAERPVPEPGPGEVLIRVAAAALDRGTWHLMAGLPFAVRPAVGLRAPRTPVPGRDLAGEITAVGPGVAGLAVGDAVFGTAPRGSLAEYAIAPADRIAHAPAGLAPEAAAALGVSGQTAWQAVHTAGRVTAGASVLVLGASGGVGTFAVQIARAAGASVTAVCRTGSVDLVRGLGATEVIDRTSTDVAGLGRRWDVVLDIGGNPPVSRLRRLLTPRGTAVLVGGERPDARITGGYGRLLRAAALSPLLRQRLVVLVASENSTDLGHLRDLVETGELTPVLDRTVGLDDAGAAIEHLGSGRARGKIVVRIGSDQSADRRSGTGAHQETIRQSHSTGP, encoded by the coding sequence ATGCGCGCTGTGGTGCAGGAGCGGTACGGCACGAGCGGGGTGTGGCAGGTCGCGGAGCGCCCGGTGCCGGAGCCGGGGCCGGGTGAGGTGCTGATCCGGGTCGCGGCCGCAGCGCTCGATCGCGGCACCTGGCACCTGATGGCCGGGTTGCCGTTCGCGGTCCGCCCGGCCGTCGGGCTGCGGGCGCCGCGCACCCCGGTGCCCGGGCGCGATCTCGCGGGCGAGATCACCGCGGTCGGGCCGGGGGTGGCCGGGCTCGCCGTCGGCGACGCGGTGTTCGGCACGGCGCCGCGCGGCAGCCTCGCCGAGTACGCGATCGCGCCCGCGGACCGGATCGCGCACGCCCCGGCCGGTCTCGCGCCGGAGGCGGCCGCCGCCCTCGGGGTGTCCGGGCAGACCGCGTGGCAGGCGGTGCACACCGCGGGCCGGGTCACCGCGGGCGCGTCGGTACTGGTCCTGGGCGCGTCCGGCGGGGTCGGGACGTTCGCGGTGCAGATCGCCCGCGCCGCGGGCGCGTCGGTGACGGCGGTGTGCCGCACCGGATCGGTGGATCTCGTCCGCGGGCTCGGCGCGACCGAGGTGATCGACCGCACCAGCACCGACGTGGCCGGTCTCGGCCGCCGCTGGGACGTCGTGCTCGACATCGGCGGCAATCCGCCGGTCAGCAGGCTGCGCCGGCTGCTGACCCCGCGAGGCACCGCCGTGCTGGTCGGCGGGGAGCGGCCGGACGCCCGGATCACCGGCGGCTACGGGCGGCTGCTGCGCGCCGCGGCGCTCTCACCGCTGCTGCGGCAACGGCTCGTCGTGCTGGTGGCGAGCGAGAACAGCACCGACCTGGGACACCTGCGTGACCTGGTCGAGACCGGCGAGCTGACGCCGGTGCTCGACCGGACCGTCGGGCTGGACGACGCCGGCGCCGCGATCGAGCACCTGGGGTCCGGCCGGGCCCGCGGCAAGATCGTCGTGCGGATCGGATCGGATCAGTCGGCGGACCGGCGCAGCGGGACCGGAGCCCACCAGGAGACCATCCGCCAGAGCCACTCCACCGGCCCGTAG
- a CDS encoding cupin domain-containing protein gives MSFPEPSAVWRPAATTEQAVTSRTGSWTRFAAPGDAVGGGFGLFESWIPPDSPGAMPHYHSGFTESFYVLEGRLRIMTGADRTEAGPGDLVHVPPGGVHAFRTGPDSAARFLILFVPGAPRERYFRGLAEFAARAEPPTPEEIDAFALTCDQVNLRDHPGL, from the coding sequence GTGAGCTTCCCCGAACCGTCGGCGGTGTGGCGCCCCGCTGCGACCACCGAGCAGGCCGTCACCTCGCGGACCGGGTCGTGGACCCGGTTCGCCGCACCCGGCGACGCCGTCGGCGGCGGCTTCGGGCTGTTCGAGTCGTGGATCCCGCCGGACTCGCCGGGGGCGATGCCGCACTACCACTCCGGATTCACCGAGAGCTTCTACGTGCTCGAGGGCCGGCTGCGGATCATGACCGGGGCGGACCGGACCGAGGCGGGCCCCGGCGACCTCGTGCACGTCCCGCCGGGCGGGGTGCACGCGTTCCGCACCGGGCCGGACTCGGCGGCCCGGTTCCTGATCCTGTTCGTCCCCGGCGCCCCGCGCGAGCGCTATTTCCGCGGGCTGGCCGAGTTCGCCGCCCGGGCCGAGCCGCCCACCCCCGAGGAGATCGACGCGTTCGCGCTGACCTGCGACCAGGTGAACCTGCGCGACCATCCCGGTCTCTGA
- a CDS encoding methyltransferase: MDTASPSPATELIGMVQAHWITDAICAAAELGVADVLADGPVGTPELAEATGTHPPALDRLLRALGTLGLCTRAADGHWSTTPLGDALRRDAPGGAHARALLTSRLWRPLWDDLTASVRTGEQACTRVNGRPLFGHLTHRPELGALYDVTQRGLIDDAGARFVEAYDVPDGSTVVDLGGGTGALLRHVLAARPACRGILVDLPLVAQRAHAELTAAGVADRCDVMMGDFFEAVPGDADVYLLSFVLHDWTDDECRALLRNVRTATGPDARVLVVEQVLPEDDPGDPGPALYDLHMLVGTGGRERTRTEYAQLLADTGFRVESVTATAGPRSVIDARPLTPR; encoded by the coding sequence ATGGACACCGCATCCCCGTCCCCCGCCACCGAGCTGATCGGCATGGTCCAGGCGCACTGGATCACCGACGCGATCTGCGCCGCAGCCGAGCTGGGCGTCGCCGACGTACTGGCCGACGGCCCGGTCGGTACCCCGGAGCTGGCCGAGGCCACCGGCACCCATCCACCGGCGCTGGACCGGCTGCTGCGCGCGCTCGGCACGCTCGGCCTGTGCACCCGCGCGGCCGACGGCCACTGGTCGACCACCCCGCTCGGCGATGCGCTGCGCCGGGACGCACCCGGCGGGGCGCACGCCAGGGCACTGCTCACCTCCCGGTTGTGGCGCCCGCTCTGGGACGACCTGACCGCGTCGGTCCGCACCGGTGAGCAGGCCTGCACCCGGGTCAACGGGCGCCCGCTGTTCGGCCACCTCACCCACCGCCCGGAGCTGGGCGCGCTCTACGACGTCACCCAGCGCGGACTGATCGACGACGCCGGCGCCCGGTTCGTCGAGGCCTACGACGTGCCGGACGGCAGCACCGTGGTCGATCTCGGTGGCGGGACGGGTGCACTGCTGCGGCACGTGCTGGCCGCCCGCCCGGCCTGCCGCGGGATCCTGGTGGACCTCCCACTGGTGGCGCAGCGCGCACACGCCGAGCTGACCGCGGCCGGCGTCGCGGATCGCTGCGACGTGATGATGGGCGACTTCTTCGAGGCGGTGCCCGGCGACGCCGACGTCTACCTGCTGTCCTTCGTGCTGCACGACTGGACCGACGACGAGTGCCGCGCCCTGCTGCGCAACGTGCGGACCGCGACCGGACCGGACGCACGGGTGCTCGTCGTCGAGCAGGTACTGCCCGAGGACGATCCCGGCGATCCCGGACCCGCGCTCTACGACCTGCACATGCTGGTCGGCACCGGCGGTCGCGAACGCACCCGCACCGAGTACGCCCAGCTGCTGGCCGACACCGGTTTCCGGGTCGAGTCGGTCACCGCGACCGCCGGCCCACGCAGCGTGATCGACGCCCGTCCGCTGACACCCCGGTGA
- a CDS encoding response regulator transcription factor encodes MLVDDQELVRAGFAMVLDSCDDLSVVAQAGDGEAALAELERTEVDVVLMDVRMPRLDGIEATRRAVAAHPGLKVMVLTTFDLDESVTAAIAAGASGFLLKDVRPQELIEAVRTVYRGDSVVDPVSTRRLLRATAPLLSAPEPAAAAPEATAALTALTPREHEVLGLVGQGMSNAEIQAELVVSEATVKTHIGHLLAKTQSRDRVQLVALAFRAGLVS; translated from the coding sequence ATGCTGGTCGACGACCAGGAGCTGGTCCGCGCAGGCTTCGCCATGGTGCTCGACTCGTGCGACGACCTGTCCGTCGTCGCCCAGGCCGGGGACGGCGAGGCCGCGCTGGCCGAGCTGGAGCGCACCGAGGTCGACGTCGTCCTGATGGACGTCCGGATGCCGCGCCTGGACGGCATCGAGGCGACCCGGCGGGCGGTCGCCGCGCACCCGGGCCTGAAGGTGATGGTGCTGACGACCTTCGATCTCGACGAGTCGGTGACCGCCGCGATCGCCGCCGGGGCCAGCGGTTTCCTGCTCAAGGACGTCCGGCCGCAGGAGCTGATCGAGGCCGTCCGGACCGTGTACCGGGGCGACTCGGTCGTCGATCCGGTCTCCACCCGGCGGTTGCTGCGGGCCACCGCGCCGCTGCTGTCCGCGCCCGAACCGGCCGCCGCCGCACCCGAGGCGACGGCCGCGCTCACCGCGCTGACTCCGCGTGAGCACGAGGTGCTGGGCCTGGTCGGGCAGGGCATGAGCAACGCCGAGATCCAGGCCGAGCTGGTCGTGTCCGAGGCGACCGTGAAGACCCACATCGGGCACCTGCTGGCGAAGACACAGTCCCGCGACCGGGTGCAGCTGGTGGCACTCGCCTTCCGCGCGGGCCTGGTCAGTTGA